The window TTGATGCATAATGTAAGAAACATAAGTTACCTGAATTATATGACCCCAGATTAATAGATTATCCTTCTTAAAGATTGTTGTGAACTTGAATTTTTGTAATATGATCCTTGattgttgtttataattgCTGCTAACCTTTCTTCACTataggttttaaaaatgttatatCTGCAATTGATAAGAGGTTTGAGTTCCTCGAAAGTCAAGATGCAGATGAATGTGAATGTGCTGTTGAAGCACTGGGTCAAATTGGATCTTGTAAGTTATCCatctaaattatttgaaatcaacaacttcatattttactattcGGTTCTTATTTTTGGAGTAGTGAATCAAATTGTATCATGTAAATTATGCATCCTAAGTATTTAAGCTGGtatttttattccttttgCCTTCCTATGAGTCCTATTGACTTGTAAAGAGTCCTCGTAACCAAAAGATTGATTCTCACTTGTTGCATAAAATGGATGAAACTAACAGCTCTGTTTAACTTCCGTcaataaactaataattttatttccataattTCTTATAATATTAACTACATCAACTGTTTCAAAGCCATAAATTTTCTTATGCTTTTCTTTATCAGAACTGCTATAAAGCTATTCTTTTTCCACTTCAAGCCTGTCCTAGTTGCATATTAAATCCTTGATTCTGCAAGCTTTTAGCAGATAACTGATAAAGGTCTTATTGTACACAATGCTTAAGCATTCCAGGGAGCAACTATTATTCTGTCAAATACGCCTCCTGCTGCGAGACATGTTGTTGATGCTGCTTTTGACCGACAACAGCATGGTAAACAGCTGGTAAGAAGACACCTTGCCTCTCTTCTGCATCAGATTCCTCAGTTTTTGGAGGTCTTAATGGTTAGGTGGATAAGTGGATTGGAAATATGTGAACATAAACCTGATTTATGCCAAATTCTATAGTGAATCTTAAAACTCACATCAAGTGGTGTTGTGTCGGACGATTGCCTTGTATGAAACTGTAGACAAGCTTTCTCGATTTTGGTTCATCTTCCAACAACCAAAGATAGTGGAGAGAAGATTATTGCAATTAAAAGATCATGAGAAGGGTTTTTTTGTGTCATGCATTGTTCGTCACTTCGTCCTCACCATCTTACATGCTTTGATCTGAATGTGGGTCTAATAAGATTTGTTTCTCATGGATATGAAGGCTGCCTTGCATTCTCTTGCAAACATCGCTGGTGAAACACGAATGGGAAATAATGTGCTCCTGACAAGGGTGGCTGAAGAAAACCTTAAGAGCCTGATTTATGATCAAGCATCCAAAACACCCAAGCTGATCCCCTCAGTAAGTCAATTCAAAGCCTTCTTTGGGGTTACATAAGTCTACACTCTTTTTATCTTTACTGTCTATTGTTTGGTTTCTGTACCCTTTCTTTATCTTGTTTTCAAGATAAGTCACAAAtataaacttatttaaatagcACCAACAATGCAAATTCACATGCTGATAATGGCTGCAGGGCCTCCTCCTATCAGTTCTTCAGCAGGGTTCTGAAATCCGTATTGCGGTAAGATGTTTCGTGTCACGTTAGCCTCACAATATTATGTCTTCATACGCATTTAGATTCCGATGGTCCTGAAGAGTTTGTTTGCATGTACAACAGTATATGAAGTAAGCATTTAAACAAAAATCCTAGGTGAACAATGTTGggaaattttggtttttcacTCAAATTACATTCGAGCAGCCTGTTCTACTTAAACAAGTATTGGTCTTGTACTACCCCCTgcgtcccactcaagatgtccacattcttgagtagcacaggattttaggagttgttagGTGGTGTAAGTTGATAGGAAAAGGtagatgaatatttttaatgagaagAGAGGggtttattttcaaatatagaaaatgaacaTCTTGactgggacaaactaaaaaggaaaggtagaaaagtgggatggagggagtacttaacaaggtataaaataaattaataaagcaTAGGATTGAGTTTTTGGATGATAAGATGGccaaacaaattcaaaatcaatcaatccATAGAAGTGATGGTAGattcttggattatttttatttatccatCCTAGTACTCCAAGGGGGTGGTCGTTGATAATCATGTAATAATTAGTCATGGCTAagcccctccaactaaaataatctcgcAACTTAATCTTAGAATCTTAGATTATAtcttagtagtattattttatgcaaACCGAACGCCACCAAAGTGAAGGCTCTCTTGACAAACTAAATCGGCAGGAAATTTAATCActggatttgaaattgaagcaTGTCAAGACAGTTTAATGTGCACTCTAGTTGAGAGTCTATCCCACTACAATATAATGGAAGTGTTTGAAGGTCATAATCTCAATAACTTCTGGTATTGTTCTTCCAATACAGGGATACAGATTGATTAGTGGTTTGGTTGCTCGACCTTGGTGTCTGATTGAAATAATCTCTAGACCGGAGATAATTGAGATAATTACCGACGCCCTTACAGAAACCAGCAAGATAGGTCTGTATCAATCTCACTCTCACTTCAGACAAAAAGCCGTTGGAATCTTGTAATACCAAGATCTTTACGTGAAATATACTCGGACTTATGCAGGAATGGAAGCTAGACACAAGTGTTGTGAAACAGTGTTCGGGGCCTTCACAGCATCTAGTAAACTTGTCAATGATCCTGCCTATTCTGGCCTGACATCAAAGGTTAGATCCTAATGTCATTGCTTGCTTTGAacatttgtatatatagaCGCTTTATaatgctaacttttcttaaattgttaacttgctaactcatcaacgcagtgtatttaaaatcaacacaatataTTTACATGTCAACTCAATTAAAATGTCAAACACCATATATTTACATGTGTTACACGATGACATTGAAATGGAAGCTATAAACTTAGTTTATTTTGAACAgggtattaaaatatcaaagaaGTTTATTTTGACGTTTCAATATCATCGTGCTGAAATTTCTAATACactgcgttgatgagttagcaaagttaacaatttaaaaaagttagcaaCGGATCACACCTCTATGGACTTTAGTAGATGTATTTACTTTTAACAAGGCACACTGTAATTCATAACATGcatgaaatttgattattgataattcatatagttttattgattttggctaaaaaaattaattgcagctACAGGAAGCAATCAGAAAGGGGCCTTATGGTGGTAGGAAGCGAATCGAAGCTCAGCCAACTGTAGCAACGGCCGACTGATTTTAACTCTATCAATAAATAGACTTTTGTCTGTTTTAGTATTTCATGGCTCGACATTCTATAATATTCTAAGGTTGTAGcaaaattattatgaataatttttcTCAGTTTTCCTAAACGGTGCAACATCTTTTAATTATGATCAAACGAcattaaaacattaaaatgtttaaaaaaaattattttgataatgtGATGCCATTTAAGGATAACTAAATAGCATTGTCTTAGAACTCCCCCATCCtaaaataatacattaatttattattttggaccGTCCTCTAAAAATTAGACCAAgtctaaatatataattttttcactAGTTATACACCAATAATAATTATAGACCCTATAATttactaaaacaataattatggACTCCATAAtctactaaaattatttttactactttttttcctttttgtttttattttttctctttttttttagtttgtcaattgtatattaaaattcgtgtcatttataaatttatttttttaggatagAGGAAGTATATGAATGAgataattgtaaaaaaaataaaaatttgcaaTAATAATACATCCAACTtctttctctatatttttttattaatttttggtaaatggaaCAAAAATTACAAGCACTTAAGAGCTATGGGCCTTCGAGGTATTCGGCCTATAAGATATAGAAATCCAGTAAAATGAGGAGAGAGGCccattataaaaacaaactacGTGTCAGTGTGATAGTGATTCAATTTACCCAAACTACAACACAACACTATCATATTTGTATCGTCAGTCTTCTCAAATTCTAATCGTggttgagagagaaagagtgagAAGAGAGATGGGAAggatatttgttgttgatttgGAAGGAATAACTTACAATTGCAAATTCTGCAAAACCCAGCTAGCACAGCCTCATCAACTTGTTTCCCGGGTATtactcttttctttctaactatttttttttattaatcatttGGCATAAAAGTGTATAGCCTGCTAATATTCCTAATTGTTAATCCTTTCCATAATCGAATGTATTTAATGGGTGTTGCCTCCTATTTTCAGTCATTTCACTGCCAAAGGGGGAAGGCTTATCTCTTTAATACTGTGTAAGCATCTCGATCTCATCACTCTATGTTATTACCTAAACTAACATGTACTGTTAATCCCATGCACTATTTGTGATGCTAAGGTGACATTTATTTTCAGCACTtagttttggaaaaataatactccttccgtcccaatccttccgtcccaagataagtgacttgtattcctttttgggtgtcccaccataagtgacctatttccatttttagcaaaaagtcatttctcttactttattctccacctactttattctctcttctctctatttttccctctctcatactttactctctccactttaacttatttaaataccattccttaaatcccgtgcccaaaagaagtaggtcacttatcttgggacggagggagtagtaataaatagttaaagtggaggaaagtaaagtaagagatacaATAATATAGCTGACGGTAtcttctacattattctctatcttacttttctttctctccactctaactatttattatcctCTATATTATtgtatctcttactttacttttttctccactttaactatttatttctccctccgtcccagaaaagttagcatactttgaaaatggcacgggattttaggagattttgttttgtgtgttaaatggagagagaaaatataatttttatattcatgtgagagagaactttttccaaaaagggaaatgtgacatcttttgtaggacaaactaaaaaggaaagtgtgccaacttctctgggacggagggagtataattttttaaaacacgtgcgaaaaaaaaaaacgtgtcatcgggagggagggagtacttgAATTTGGCAACATGATTATGATTAAGATGGATCACAATTGAAGTATGTTTATGAATTTGTTAATGGCAGAGTGAATGTGACATCTGGTCCTCCTGAGGAGAGGATGATGATTTCTGGTATGCACACATTATCAGATGTATTTTGCTGCTCTTGTGGGCACTTACTAGGCTGGAAATATGTATGTCTCTCACTATCACTCTTCTTCAATAAGTATGCTCACTTTACTTCAGACCCACTACTcacttttgttcttttttgtGCAGTTGGTCGCACACGAGGAGAGCCAGAAATATAAAGAAGGCAAATTTGCTCTTGagaggtactccctccgtcccaagatattagaccccTTTCTTTTAGGCACGAGAATTTAGGAGATCTTGTTTAATGGTGTAAGTGGAgttgataataaagtaaatttttaccataaatagaaaaggcTCAAGTATGttggacatcccaaaatgatatatgagtctaatatcttgggacggagggagtatatttatcTATCCATCTTCTTATGTCTTGTCTCACCATGTTTGGATGACGTTCTTCTGTGACATGTGAAGCAGAGACGGAATTATAGATGGAGCGGACTCTGAATTCTATATCGCCTTTCTATGAGCAAAGACAAAGAACGTgttgatttttggttttggttttggtttgtCTGTTTGTTTGTACACTTGTAGATGatgatagtaataaacatTTTCTGAAACGAGCCTCTACCTTGTCAATGTCAAAAATTTCAGAACTATTCCAACCAACTCAGAGATGAGTTGTTTATTTAGGGGGTGTTCGATTTACAAGATTATATCACATGATTGAATTTGTATTATGTTTGTTTCATGAGATTTTCATGAGATTTGATTCAAATCTCATGActtaatcttagatggatactaatgtgataattagtcatagtcaACCCTCTCCtactaaataatctcacaacctCTTCtactaaataatctcacaacttaatcctagattatatcttgctactattttatctagtAAACCATACACCACCTTAATACACTCTACTTCAAGATTTGTTTGTGTAGTAGTACGAATTTAATCAATCGATTATCAGATAAAGTCTGTATAGTATAGAATCCAGAATATGATAGAATAACCAAGTTGCTTCATTTAAGCAAAAACTTGTAGTCTTAGAAATTGTACAAAAATCATAGTACATGACTAATGTTAACCTTGCCAAATACAATATTGCCCCATCTCTCTTTACCACAAGCGAACTGGAAACCTTTTGCATAACAGAAGAACACGAAAACAATATGGTAATCATGAAAATTTCAGATCAATATGAAAAGCTATAAATAGTGCATTCACTCATTAACTACAAACTAAAAGACATTCACCAAAAACAAGATACTATCATCTGACCTCAATTTTCAAGAATTCAAATCACGGGAAGCAAAGCCTTGCCATCTGCATTAATCGGCATGCGTTGTCATGAATAAAACTAATGCTTCACTAAAAATAAGTAGAGATTTATGTAAACAAAGTTTTACTTCTCTTTAAATTTCAAGGGAAGCGTGAGAAGACATCATCCTTCTATAGCAGTCCGAACTTACTGCCGTATCAAGGGGAGAAGAAAAGGAGATTAGCAGCTTTTTGACTAACCTGGAGAGCAAGAACCGTGCAAGTGGGCTCATATTGGCATTTGAATTAAGCTCCTTGTTCACTTGCTTCTTTTTGTTGTCAGCTTCTGCATTTGTTGCCTGCATTTCTACCTTGCCCTTCGCAAAGATCTGAGCTGCAAGATCCCGGAGGTCTTGCACAGAACCTTCCTTCGAACTGCACATTTCGCTCTAGTTGGTGGATACCATACGATGATGAAAAAACATATTTCaccccaaaaataaaaaattatggggcacaaacacaaaattagaaaagatGTTACGTAGTTCAAATCGACCTTGCCAATTGCTGAAGCAACTTGGTGACAAATAGTTCAGAAGACCCAGGCCTAACATTCTCCATATCCATTAAAGCATTAGTGACTTTCTGAAAGATTGAACCTCCTGGATCATCGACAATTGCCTGGATCATTAACAAAATCTTATACAATGATTATGCCTGtaactataattttaaaagtcaAACTACatataaagaaagaataaaaaataaatgttaataTTTCTACAAAAAGGTGAGCTATTAAAGGTTATTGTGgacattttctatttaattccATGGACTTCAAAACCTGCATGTTGTACCCAAATTTCCAAAAGGCCCCTATGTATTGGGATCAATTTTGCAATTTCCAAGTTTATTGGTGTCTGATACTACTATCAAAGCTTTTACATAATCAGGTTATGAGTAATGTCTTAATTCCTTTAATTTTCATAGAACTGAAATGAAAACATACATCTTTAAGTGAAGGGATCAGGAGCACTGATAAAGGGGCAGACAAAGCTGCTACGGAACTTCTTGCATTGTCCGCATTCTCAGTTGAGTGCGGGGATCTTAAAAATGCCTTCTGAGCATCAAGATAATCATGAGAATATCTGGATTGGCTGTTCCATGTTTCATGACAgagaaaattattgaaaaggTTACTACAAATTTCAGCATTTTGCAAAGGAGGGGGGGGGGTGTTCTGGAGCAAAAACATACCTTGATGAGTCAAAACTTGTCGTTGTGTAGTCCGGCTCTATCCTTCTGCTCTCTTGCAAATCTCTGTTCCCCTTGCTCAATGCAGACCTATCCCTTCCTTTTCTGCCTCCGTGAATAGCAGCCTTAGCCTAAATAAGTATGAAACATGTCTTTGTGAAAAACGGTCATATAATGAAACTACATCCTTTAAAGTGACAAGGCAAGCATGGTAGGATTCTCCAAtgtaatattgattaaaattgtaTTTCAACCTCGGCAAGATTGGTTTCACTGTCTTCAAGAGCTGCACTAAAAGTTCTCTCTTGAAGCCCAAGCCTAGACTTTGGAGTTCTCGGAGACTCTGAATCTTCATGCTGTCCACGATAAACAACAGTACCACTGATCGAAGAATCTTCAGCGGATGTATATTTGCTGCTAGACTAGAATAGCAATTAAAAGAATACTTAATTGGTATCACCGTAATGCAGCAGACTATAACACTATCTTTTTAGCTCAATCAATGAATGCACATACAGTTGAACTTTGGCTGCTGAACTGAGAGGATCGTGGAACTCCTCTTGGAGATCGAACAATGACAGTTCCTGTCCCACTTGCATCATCCTGAAAGTTGAGAACAGATACAGAAAATTTTAGACATTGTGGTATGTTTAATGTTTATAATCATAAGTTTCTTTCAGAAACTGTGATTTTAATTCAAGACATCTgtcatgaattttatttaagagGGAATTCCAAGTGGAGCATAgacaaaaacaaagaatgaGAGCTTGCACAAGGAATTACATTCTGCATCAAATAAATGGCAAGTATCCAAGTACCAGCAATTGATAAACTATCTAGTTAAATGGACTAGCAATAATAGATAATAAAGCCCAGATTTGTATAAGTCTAACTAGCAAGCATGTATGACTATCCAACTGATTCTGAAGCACTGATCAGAACACTGATTAAGGGTGAAAATGGATTGGAGATCTTCATTGGAAAGTATAAAGTCTGAagcaaataacaaaatgaaattagaattaaactGAAGTGACCAGACTTAATGAATTATCCAAAGCTTCAAAGTGGTTTCTGGAGAAGGACACctgttattattagtaaagtCATGTGTTTCCGTCCATCTTCAGATGTTCAGTATGTCAAGTATCTAAAATAATTCCAACACCTCAATCCTACTTCTCATCAACATAGACTGAACTCAATTGTTTGGAAAACGACTATCCTTTGGGCTTATGAGTAGCAATTACGATGTGCTCATATGCTATGGGAAACACACATGAGCCTGAATGTATATAGAAGGGATAAGCATGCCATACATCTTCAAGATAATTTCCTTGATTGGCTGGATCATTGGTCTGTGACCTTGTGGAGAGCTCTGAGGCAGTATGAAGCATGATTCCAGAAGCAGAAGACTGCTGGTTACTAGCATCTAAGGTTTTTTTAGGAGTAGATTGATTTAATGGCACTTCCGGCTTTCTTTCTCTCACCTGAGGCGGTCTTACAACACTTCGAACAGTTCCCGTGCTACCTGATGCACCAATACTGAAGTCCCATCCGGCATTTCTCAGACCCGTTGCCTGACTACTGCATTAAAAACATTCAGCCCAACATCTTGTAACAATTAGTCAGGATCCATAGTGTATCAACAAATTTGACTGACCTGACTCGAACTGTATCACCATGTCCAGACTCTCTATTCACTTTTACAGTTCCAGAAGCTTCTCCCAAGGGTGTTGCGCCATTTTCATTCTCACCGTCAATTTGAAACTTGGGCCGCTCTCTTGAAAAGTAGAAAGTAGAAGTTATGCACTCATGCACTATATATGGTGTAAGCTTTCGGAGCTTAAGAGAGAAGATCTTGACATATGCCATGCATCAAAACACCAGACTCaatgttactccctctgtcccaagataagtgactcacattcctttttgggacgtaccaagataagtgacccatttccttttttagcattctctcttttactttttctctctactttattaactccattttcttaaatcccgtgccgaaaagttttaggtcacttatcttgggacggagggagtatatctttAGAGACAAAATGTCACATATGTGATTTGTCATAGGTAAAGTAAAGATTATTCTACAGAAATCACTCAATCAAGTATTAGACATACTTAAGCATACAGGGCAATAAGCATATGTTAGTTACTGGGTGGTTTTCAAAAGGTGACATATAGCAGAACTGATAATAGTTGTTGCAAAAGTTATTAAGTATCggaaagaaattttaaagaacTTAGGTACAATAAAGAGATAATAACGCACCTGATTCTCTCCAGAAGCCTTGGACTCTTTCTAGCAGTTCTAATAAAACGATGCTTAAGGAGTTCCTTTGCACTGGACCTCTAAGATCAAATATTAAGAGAAATCAGAGCATAAGAACTGGCATG is drawn from Salvia hispanica cultivar TCC Black 2014 chromosome 6, UniMelb_Shisp_WGS_1.0, whole genome shotgun sequence and contains these coding sequences:
- the LOC125195810 gene encoding serine/threonine-protein kinase 24-like isoform X2, whose product is MAEAEALLEASGSRFSDLELIGRGSFGDVYKGYDKELKRDVAIKAIDLEESEDEIEDIQKEIAVLSECRSPYITEYYCSYLHQTKLWIVMEYMAGGSVADLIQPNLPLDEVSIAWILRDLLHAIEYLHSEGKIHRDIKAANVLLTESGDVKVADFGVSAQLTRTISRRKTFVGTPFWMAPEVIQNSEGYNEKADIWSLGITAIEMAKGEPPLADLHPMRVLFIIPRENPPQLDEHFSRPLKEFVSLCLKKNPAERSSAKELLKHRFIRTARKSPRLLERIRERPKFQIDGENENGATPLGEASGTVKVNRESGHGDTVRVSQATGLRNAGWDFSIGASGSTGTVRSVVRPPQVRERKPEVPLNQSTPKKTLDASNQQSSASGIMLHTASELSTRSQTNDPANQGNYLEDDDASGTGTVIVRSPRGVPRSSQFSSQSSTSSSKYTSAEDSSISGTVVYRGQHEDSESPRTPKSRLGLQERTFSAALEDSETNLAEAKAAIHGGRKGRDRSALSKGNRDLQESRRIEPDYTTTSFDSSSQSRYSHDYLDAQKAFLRSPHSTENADNARSSVAALSAPLSVLLIPSLKDAIVDDPGGSIFQKVTNALMDMENVRPGSSELFVTKLLQQLASSKEGSVQDLRDLAAQIFAKGKVEMQATNAEADNKKKQVNKELNSNANMSPLARFLLSRWQGFASRDLNS
- the LOC125195810 gene encoding serine/threonine-protein kinase 4-like isoform X3 → MAEAEALLEASGSRFSDLELIGRGSFGDVYKGYDKELKRDVAIKAIDLEESEDEIEDIQKEIAVLSECRSPYITEYYCSYLHQTKLWIVMEYMAGGSVADLIQPNLPLDEVSIAWILRDLLHAIEYLHSEGKIHRDIKAANVLLTESGDVKVADFGVSAQLTRTISRRKTFVGTPFWMAPEVIQNSEGYNEKADIWSLGITAIEMAKGEPPLADLHPMRVLFIIPRENPPQLDEHFSRPLKEFVSLCLKKNPAERSSAKELLKHRFIRTARKSPRLLERIRERPKFQIDGENENGATPLGEASGTVKVNRESGHGDTVRVSSQATGLRNAGWDFSIGASGSTGTVRSVVRPPQSSASGIMLHTASELSTRSQTNDPANQGNYLEDDDASGTGTVIVRSPRGVPRSSQFSSQSSTSSSKYTSAEDSSISGTVVYRGQHEDSESPRTPKSRLGLQERTFSAALEDSETNLAEAKAAIHGGRKGRDRSALSKGNRDLQESRRIEPDYTTTSFDSSSQSRYSHDYLDAQKAFLRSPHSTENADNARSSVAALSAPLSVLLIPSLKDAIVDDPGGSIFQKVTNALMDMENVRPGSSELFVTKLLQQLASSKEGSVQDLRDLAAQIFAKGKVEMQATNAEADNKKKQVNKELNSNANMSPLARFLLSRWQGFASRDLNS
- the LOC125195810 gene encoding germinal center kinase 1-like isoform X5, with amino-acid sequence MAEAEALLEASGSRFSDLELIGRGSFGDVYKGYDKELKRDVAIKAIDLEESEDEIEDIQKEIAVLSECRSPYITEYYCSYLHQTKLWIVMEYMAGGSVADLIQPNLPLDEVSIAWILRDLLHAIEYLHSEGKIHRDIKAANVLLTESGDVKVADFGVSAQLTRTISRRKTFVGTPFWMAPEVIQNSEGYNEKADIWSLGITAIEMAKGEPPLADLHPMRVLFIIPRENPPQLDEHFSRPLKEFVSLCLKKNPAERSSAKELLKHRFIRTARKSPRLLERIRERPKFQIDGENENGATPLGEASGTVKVNRESGHGDTVRVSSQATGLRNAGWDFSIGASGSTGTVRSVVRPPQDDASGTGTVIVRSPRGVPRSSQFSSQSSTSSSKYTSAEDSSISGTVVYRGQHEDSESPRTPKSRLGLQERTFSAALEDSETNLAEAKAAIHGGRKGRDRSALSKGNRDLQESRRIEPDYTTTSFDSSSQSRYSHDYLDAQKAFLRSPHSTENADNARSSVAALSAPLSVLLIPSLKDAIVDDPGGSIFQKVTNALMDMENVRPGSSELFVTKLLQQLASSKEGSVQDLRDLAAQIFAKGKVEMQATNAEADNKKKQVNKELNSNANMSPLARFLLSRWQGFASRDLNS
- the LOC125196328 gene encoding protein yippee-like At5g53940 isoform X2, translating into MGRIFVVDLEGITYNCKFCKTQLAQPHQLVSRSFHCQRGKAYLFNTVVNVTSGPPEERMMISGMHTLSDVFCCSCGHLLGWKYLVAHEESQKYKEGKFALESRDGIIDGADSEFYIAFL
- the LOC125196328 gene encoding protein yippee-like At5g53940 isoform X4; amino-acid sequence: MGRIFVVDLEGITYNCKFCKTQLAQPHQLVSRSFHCQRGKAYLFNTVVNVTSGPPEERMMISGMHTLSDVFCCSCGHLLGWKYLVAHEESQKYKEETEL
- the LOC125195810 gene encoding serine/threonine-protein kinase 24-like isoform X4 yields the protein MAEAEALLEASGSRFSDLELIGRGSFGDVYKGYDKELKRDVAIKAIDLEESEDEIEDIQKEIAVLSECRSPYITEYYCSYLHQTKLWIVMEYMAGGSVADLIQPNLPLDEVSIAWILRDLLHAIEYLHSEGKIHRDIKAANVLLTESGDVKVADFGVSAQLTRTISRRKTFVGTPFWMAPEVIQNSEGYNEKADIWSLGITAIEMAKGEPPLADLHPMRVLFIIPRENPPQLDEHFSRPLKEFVSLCLKKNPAERSSAKELLKHRFIRTARKSPRLLERIRERPKFQIDGENENGATPLGEASGTVKVNRESGHGDTVRVSQATGLRNAGWDFSIGASGSTGTVRSVVRPPQSSASGIMLHTASELSTRSQTNDPANQGNYLEDDDASGTGTVIVRSPRGVPRSSQFSSQSSTSSSKYTSAEDSSISGTVVYRGQHEDSESPRTPKSRLGLQERTFSAALEDSETNLAEAKAAIHGGRKGRDRSALSKGNRDLQESRRIEPDYTTTSFDSSSQSRYSHDYLDAQKAFLRSPHSTENADNARSSVAALSAPLSVLLIPSLKDAIVDDPGGSIFQKVTNALMDMENVRPGSSELFVTKLLQQLASSKEGSVQDLRDLAAQIFAKGKVEMQATNAEADNKKKQVNKELNSNANMSPLARFLLSRWQGFASRDLNS
- the LOC125196328 gene encoding protein yippee-like At5g53940 isoform X1, giving the protein MGRIFVVDLEGITYNCKFCKTQLAQPHQLVSRSFHCQRGKAYLFNTVVNVTSGPPEERMMISGMHTLSDVFCCSCGHLLGWKYLVAHEESQKYKEGKFALERYSLRPKILDPFLLGTRI
- the LOC125196328 gene encoding protein yippee-like At5g53940 isoform X3, whose amino-acid sequence is MGRIFVVDLEGITYNCKFCKTQLAQPHQLVSRSFHCQRGKAYLFNTVVNVTSGPPEERMMISGMHTLSDVFCCSCGHLLGWKYLVAHEESQKYKEGKFALERDGIIDGADSEFYIAFL
- the LOC125195810 gene encoding serine/threonine-protein kinase 24-like isoform X1, which translates into the protein MAEAEALLEASGSRFSDLELIGRGSFGDVYKGYDKELKRDVAIKAIDLEESEDEIEDIQKEIAVLSECRSPYITEYYCSYLHQTKLWIVMEYMAGGSVADLIQPNLPLDEVSIAWILRDLLHAIEYLHSEGKIHRDIKAANVLLTESGDVKVADFGVSAQLTRTISRRKTFVGTPFWMAPEVIQNSEGYNEKADIWSLGITAIEMAKGEPPLADLHPMRVLFIIPRENPPQLDEHFSRPLKEFVSLCLKKNPAERSSAKELLKHRFIRTARKSPRLLERIRERPKFQIDGENENGATPLGEASGTVKVNRESGHGDTVRVSSQATGLRNAGWDFSIGASGSTGTVRSVVRPPQVRERKPEVPLNQSTPKKTLDASNQQSSASGIMLHTASELSTRSQTNDPANQGNYLEDDDASGTGTVIVRSPRGVPRSSQFSSQSSTSSSKYTSAEDSSISGTVVYRGQHEDSESPRTPKSRLGLQERTFSAALEDSETNLAEAKAAIHGGRKGRDRSALSKGNRDLQESRRIEPDYTTTSFDSSSQSRYSHDYLDAQKAFLRSPHSTENADNARSSVAALSAPLSVLLIPSLKDAIVDDPGGSIFQKVTNALMDMENVRPGSSELFVTKLLQQLASSKEGSVQDLRDLAAQIFAKGKVEMQATNAEADNKKKQVNKELNSNANMSPLARFLLSRWQGFASRDLNS